From the Candidatus Eisenbacteria bacterium genome, the window GTCGGAAGGAGCGAGCCGCTCTTCTTGAACCGCCGGGGCGGACGCCTCTCGCGGCGCGGGATCGAGCGGCGCGTCGGGCGCTACCTCCGCCTCGTCGGCGAGGGACTCACCGTCCACTCGCTCCGCCATTCGTTCGCGACCCACCTCCTCGACAGGGGAGCGGACCTTCGCGCCGTGCAGGAGCTCCTCGGCCATCGCCGCCTCTCGAGCACGCAGCGCTACACCCACACGACCGCGGAGACGCTCCTCCGGGCGTACCGCCGCGCCCACCCGCGCGCGGAATAGGAGAACGACCATGCACGCGACGACGATCCTCGCGGTTCGAAGAGGAGCCGCGGCGGCGATGGGAGGGGACGGCCAGGTCACCCTCGAGAAGCAGATCATGAAGGCGAGAGCCCGCAAGGTGCGCCGCATCCACGACGGGCGGATCCTCGTCGGCTTCGCAGGCGCGGTCGCCGACGCCTTCACCCTCTTCGAACGCCTCGAAACGAAGCTCGAGGCGCACGCGGGGAACCTTCCCCGCGCCGCGGTCGAGCTCGCGCGCGACTGGCGGACCGACCGGATGCTCCGCCGGCTCGAGGCGCTCCTCGCGGCGATGGACAAGGAGCACACCCTTCTCATCTCCGGGACCGGCGAGGTGATCGAACCGGACGACGGCCTCCTCGGGATCGGAAGCGGAGGAGGGTACGCCCTCGCCGCCGCGCGCGGACTTCTCCGGCACACCGATCTTCCGCCGGGGCGGATCGTCGAGGAGTCGCTCCGGATCGCGGCCGGCCTCTGCGTCTACACGAACGAGGAGATCGTCGTGGAGGAACTCGCATGAACGTTTCTGGTCTCAAGGATCTCCCCGCGCCGCGGGCGATCGTCCGCGAGCTCGACCGCTTCATCGTCGGGCAGGAGAAAGCGAAGCGGGCGGTGGCGATCGCCCTTCGGAACCGTTGGAGGCGGCGCGAGGCGCCCGAGCCGATCCGAAAGGAGATCCTCCCCGCCAACATCCTCATGATCGGCCCGACCGGCGTCGGGAAGACGGAGATCGCGCGCCGTCTCGCGCAAGCGGCGCACGCCCCGTTTCTCAAGGTCGAGGCCTCGAAGTACACCGAGGTCGGGTACGTCGGCCGCGACGTCGAGTCGATGGTGCGCGATCTTCTCGAGATCGGGATCGGCGAGGTCGAGAAGGAGATTCGGGCGGAGGCGGCCGCCGAGGCCGAGCGCCGCGCGGAGGCGAAGCTCCTCGCTCTTCTTTCCGCGGAAGAGCCGGCAGGGCAAGCCGCGCCTCCCGGAGTGATCGCGGTCGATCCGTCCGGGATCGCCTCGCCCGCGGAGGGAACGAGAGAGGAGCCGCTGCTCGATCGGCTCCGCGCGGGAGCGCTCGAGGAGCGCCTCGTCACGATCGAGATCGCGGAGAAGGGAACGCCCCTCTTCAACCTCTTCGCGGCGAGCGGAATGGGCGCGGTCGACGCCGACGTCCAGAAGACCCTCGAGCATCTCGTCCCGAAGAAGAAGAAAAGAAGCCGCATCCGCGTTCGCGAGGCGAGGAGGATCCTCGTCGAGGAAGAGCTCGACTCGCTCGTCGATCGGGATCGGGCGGTAGAGGAGGGGAAGAGACGCACCGAGGAGGCGGGGATCATCTTCCTCGACGAGATCGACAAGATCGTCGGAAGCGGGCGGGACCACGGGCCGGACGTCTCGCGCGAGGGAGTGCAGCGGGACCTCCTCCCGATCGTCGAGGGCTCGCAGGTGCAGACCAAGTACGGGATGATCGCGACCGACCACATCCTCTTCATCGGGGCGGGCGCGTTCCATCAGGCCCGTCCCTCCGACCTCATCCCTGAGCTCCAGGGGCGCTTCCCGATCCGGGTCGAGCTTCAGGCGCTGACGGCGGCCGACTTCGTCCGAATCTTGAAGGAACCGGAAAATTCGCTCATCAAGCAATATGCCGCGCTCGTCTCCGCCGAGGGGGCGGAGCTCCTCTTCGAAGAAGAGGCGATCGACGCGATCGCGCGCCTGGCCGAGACGGTGAACGACCGGACGGAGAACATCGGCGCGCGGCGACTCCACACGCTCCTCTCGGCGCTTCTCGAGAAGGAACTCTTCGATCTTCCCGACCGCGGAGAGAAGACGATCGTCGTCGACGCCGCGAGGGTGGAGGAGAGGCTGGGGACGATCGCGCGCGACGGAGAC encodes:
- the hslV gene encoding ATP-dependent protease subunit HslV, which gives rise to MHATTILAVRRGAAAAMGGDGQVTLEKQIMKARARKVRRIHDGRILVGFAGAVADAFTLFERLETKLEAHAGNLPRAAVELARDWRTDRMLRRLEALLAAMDKEHTLLISGTGEVIEPDDGLLGIGSGGGYALAAARGLLRHTDLPPGRIVEESLRIAAGLCVYTNEEIVVEELA
- the hslU gene encoding ATP-dependent protease ATPase subunit HslU; this encodes MNVSGLKDLPAPRAIVRELDRFIVGQEKAKRAVAIALRNRWRRREAPEPIRKEILPANILMIGPTGVGKTEIARRLAQAAHAPFLKVEASKYTEVGYVGRDVESMVRDLLEIGIGEVEKEIRAEAAAEAERRAEAKLLALLSAEEPAGQAAPPGVIAVDPSGIASPAEGTREEPLLDRLRAGALEERLVTIEIAEKGTPLFNLFAASGMGAVDADVQKTLEHLVPKKKKRSRIRVREARRILVEEELDSLVDRDRAVEEGKRRTEEAGIIFLDEIDKIVGSGRDHGPDVSREGVQRDLLPIVEGSQVQTKYGMIATDHILFIGAGAFHQARPSDLIPELQGRFPIRVELQALTAADFVRILKEPENSLIKQYAALVSAEGAELLFEEEAIDAIARLAETVNDRTENIGARRLHTLLSALLEKELFDLPDRGEKTIVVDAARVEERLGTIARDGDQSRFIL